The window GACCTACGTGTTCGCCGCAGGCATCGACGAGCCGGCCCGTGCGGTCGAGCTCATCGCCGGGGTTGCCGCCCTCGCCCGCTGAGCCGTGAGGGCCCTGGCCCAGGGCCGTGGCCCAAGGTCGCGTGGCCCCCGCATCCGTGTCTCGCTTACGCACGCAATCGGCCGGCTGAACGTGCATAAGTGAGACACGCAGGGGTGGGGCGCTTGTCCCGGGGAGGTCCGGACGGCTCGCTCGGTAAGGCGCGGCGGTTCCCCGCATCCGTGTCTCACTTATGCAGGCAAACGGCTCCGTGAGCGTGAGTAAGTGAGACGCAGAAGGGCGTGTGGGATGCGGAATCGTGCTGATTGGCGGCTCGGCCCGGCGTGACGTAAGCTGGTCGGCGGTGACGTGTCCGAGCGGCCGAAGGTGCAACTCTCGAAAAGTTGTGTAGGGTAACCCCCTACCGTGGGTTCAAATCCCACCGTCACCGCCATGAAAACCCCCGAGGAATCGGGGGTTTTCGCATTTCCGGGTGCCGCGATCCGGAGGGCAGAGACCAGTCGGCCCATAGGATCGCGCCATGCCCCAGAACGCCCCGGACTTCGTGAAGGAGCAGGAGCGATGAACGCGATCCTCACCGCACTGGTGTGCGTGGTCCTGCTCAACGCCTACGCCGCACTGCTGATCGTGCTCCGCGCGAAGGTGTACACGGTACCGCTGTACCGGCCGATGCTGGTCAACATCGGTCTGTCGCTGGCGCCCGTGGCTCTCGCGTTCGTCGGGCTCGTCGGGTTCATCCTCGTGGCGCCCGCCGCGCTCAGCCTCGGAGCCCTCTCGGCAGCGGCGCCGGTCGTCGCCGTCTGGGTCTACCTCGGCATCGCCACCTTGGCGTGGTTGGTGTTCTTCCCGAACTCCATCTACCTCATCACCGAGCTCAACTTCAGCCACCGCCGTGAGCACACGCCCGTCCCGCTTTGGTACGACATCGTGCACACCCTCACGTTGACCGGTTCGGGGCTCGCCAATGCGGTGCTCAGCCTCGCTCTGATCCACTTCGGCCTCATCGTCGTCATCGCGGATCCCGCGGCCGGTTCCGGGCCGCCGGCATGGAGCTGGACGTTCGCCGCGGTCGCGATACTGCTCGGCTCACTCGGCGTCTACCTCGGGCGCTACCTGCGCCTGAACAGCTGGGACGTTCGCCATCCCGCCACCCTCATCCGCAAGCTCCGTGACCACTTCGCCGCCCGCGGCCGTGCCCTGGAGG is drawn from Microbacterium binotii and contains these coding sequences:
- a CDS encoding DUF1361 domain-containing protein, with protein sequence MNAILTALVCVVLLNAYAALLIVLRAKVYTVPLYRPMLVNIGLSLAPVALAFVGLVGFILVAPAALSLGALSAAAPVVAVWVYLGIATLAWLVFFPNSIYLITELNFSHRREHTPVPLWYDIVHTLTLTGSGLANAVLSLALIHFGLIVVIADPAAGSGPPAWSWTFAAVAILLGSLGVYLGRYLRLNSWDVRHPATLIRKLRDHFAARGRALEGVAFVTTHTVLVALLYVPIFGLAYDALLN